The nucleotide window ATGCAAGAGAGGACGTCATCACTTCTCAAATCAGAGAAGAAATCAAAAAAGTTTCTTTTTCGGTTCGAACTTCCGCATTGCCGACCGCACTTTGTTTTTGGATTTCAAAAATGCCTTTAAAATTGCGGAAAAATACCATGCCGAGGCGCTTTGCGCCGAGGCAACATCTTTCAATTTCGCTGAATGTAAAACTTGGCGGAGAGGTGGGGATTTGAACCCCAGGTACCGGTATTAACCAGTACAGCGGTTTAGCAAACCGCCGCCTTAAGCCACTCGGCCACCTCTCCATCACTATCGTTCAGTCGAGGCGAGCCAGGATGTGTCTTCCTGTCGCCTCACCAACTCGGCGCCGTTGCAGGCTTGGTCACACTTATTCGTGTGACCTGCAACCCACTCGGCCACCTCTCCTCATATTCATTTGTCTATGACGAACATACTATCAAAATTTAAAAAAAAAGTCAAAAATATGATTTACCTCTTTCCGGCAGGCGCGATTATCATAGAATTGATAAAGATCAACCTGCATGTCTACTTGACTGAACTATATACCATATATGGTAGGATCTAAACAAGGTTTTTACCATGAATAGGATTAACAGCAACACAATTTTGAACAAGTCTATAAAAAAGCATTCCCCGGAATTTGGATGTTCTACGGTTAAACCGAAAAGTAAATTCATCCAAATAATAATCAAGGTACTGGACACGGCCTTGATGTGTCCCCAGCAGCCCTCTCTTAAGCAGGGCTGCTACCGTGTTGCATTTGGGAAGAAGATTTTTTCCAACAAACCCTTCTTTTTTAGTAATCTTATGAGTATAACCAAAAGTTTCCAGTTTACTATATCCTTTCCAGCCATCGGTTATTACTGTACTACCTGGTTCAATAGTTTCTTTTATCGCTGGAATCAAACTATCGCCAGAAGCATCGGGTATGCGTTTGAATCGTATGCGGCCAATACGCTTGCCATCAATTTGTGCCGCAATTACAACCAGAATTTTACCTTCGGAACCTCGGCCTTTTTTGCCTGTTTTTTTACCACCAATATAAGTTTCATCAACTTCAATTATCCCGGAAATACGATCGCGGCCCGGACGAATCATTGCATGTCTAAGTCTATGCAACCATTCCCAAGCAGTTTGATAGCTGCCTATCCCAAGAAATCTTTGCAAACCCAATGCGCTAATCCCATGCTTTTGATTCGTTATGTACCACATTGCCTTAAACCACAACTGGAGCGGTTTTCGGGTATCTTGAAATATTGTTCCGGCTGTTACAGAACTCTTAAAACCACATTTACTACATTTATAAAGACAATCATTGGTGAGCCATGCTTTGTTATTGCTACACCTTGGACATTTAAATCCTTCAGGCCATTTAATTTTGAAAAGATATTCTCTGCATGCTTCTTCAGAATTAAATCGTTTTTCAAAGTCCATGATATTTCGTGGGTAGTTTTCCATACCCCTATATACTACATATTGTAGTTAGTTCAGTCAAGTAGACATGCAGGAAGATCAAATAAAGGAACAAAAATAATGTTAATTAACCTGCGGTTGATTGGAAGGCTGTGGTTGAGCTAGGCGAAATAATGTCTTTTACCGTTCTGTGGTATAGTTTATGCGATGATACTCACCTTTATTGGGTAGTATGATAGCATGAAATATACCAGCTGGTTATTCTACTTAAAAAGCCTTAAATAATCCTTTTGGGTTTCTTTTACCATCTGGGCAATAAGTTCGATAAATTGTTTATCATTACCGCCCCTGGCTTTTTCTAATGAGGAAATATAGTCCTGCCGTACAATGGGTGGAATGATGGTTACAACATACCCTTCCTGCATTAAAATGGTGTTCATCAGGAGCCTGGATACCCTGCCGTTGCCATCAACGAAAGGATGTATAAAAACCAGCTCTTTATGGGCTAAAACCGCAAATTCTACTGGATGCTTCTCTTTTCTTAATTTGATTAGCTTTGCAGGGAAGGTTTTCATAAGTTTAGGCAATTCTTCAGGTAAAGGTAATGGATATTTTGAACCGGTTATATAGGCTTTCACTTTCCGATAAGCCCCTGCATTGGCTTCATCTATACGGTAATAAAAAAGATGGTGCAATTTAGTTATGTCTTTTTCAGTTACTGCTTTTGCCTTGGAAAGATTATACATGAAGTCATAGGCCTCACTATGCCCGATAGCTTCAAAGTGGTCTTTCATAGGTTTACCACCGATTGTTATGCCATCCTCAATTACTACTTTTGTTTCCGATTCTGTCAGAGAATTTCCTTCAAGGGCATTACTTGTGTAGGTTAATCCAATACGGAAGTATTCTTTTATCTGGCCTAATAAATGTTTATCAAAAGGCCTGTGTTTATTTATTTCTTGCTGTAACTGGTCTATTTCTGCAAAAATGGTATTCATCGGGGTACCCCCTAATAGGCCTAAATCATACCTTAAACGTCAATTTCTCAATACTATATTTTACCTTTTTATGACTAGACCGTCAAACATATTTATTTTAAAAAGAAATCTTATCTACTGTTTCTTGAAGTTGGGAAGGGAAAAGATGAATGTAAATCATTGTGGTTCTTATGTCGGAGTGCCCGAGGAATTCTTTTACCTGAACAATGTTCGCCCCGGCATCGATTAAAAGGCTAGCTGCGGTGTGGCGAGTTGCGTGTAGGGAGCAATGCAGTATCTTGGCCCTTTTAACTGCTGCCCTGAATTTATGGTCCAAAGTTGTTTCATCAAGTTTAGTCCCGCTAATATTAGTAAAAACAAAATTATTTTTCTTCGGCAGTTTTTGAAAAATATCTTTCAACTTTGGGTGCATAGGAATAAATCTCGTTTTGTTTGTTTTGGATGCCTGTATAACTAATTTGTCATTTTGAATGTGCTCCCATTTTAAATTCAATAGTTCCGATTTCCTAAGCCCCGTATAAATTAGCGTCTGAATTATAGGACGCATATGACCCAACAACTTAATACGTTTTCTTGACATTCATATTTTATTTTGATAAATTTTAGCTCCTTTTGATAATTTGCGTAATCTGATTTTATTATGACTATAGAAAATATCGTATTATTAACCGTCTTTGTTCCGGTTATCGGTTCGCTGACCATACCAGTCGCTTCCTTAATATCAAAAAGGGCGCGATCAGTGTGGTCCGTCCTGCTCGGGCTTGCCACAACAGTCCTTCCAATGATGCTCATTCCGTTTGCTTTAGGCAGTAATGAGCTTATTATAAGGAAATCCCTCTTCCCCGGTTTTGATTTTGTCCTTGTAGTTGACGC belongs to Elusimicrobiota bacterium and includes:
- a CDS encoding Fic family protein, yielding MNTIFAEIDQLQQEINKHRPFDKHLLGQIKEYFRIGLTYTSNALEGNSLTESETKVVIEDGITIGGKPMKDHFEAIGHSEAYDFMYNLSKAKAVTEKDITKLHHLFYYRIDEANAGAYRKVKAYITGSKYPLPLPEELPKLMKTFPAKLIKLRKEKHPVEFAVLAHKELVFIHPFVDGNGRVSRLLMNTILMQEGYVVTIIPPIVRQDYISSLEKARGGNDKQFIELIAQMVKETQKDYLRLFK
- a CDS encoding IS1595 family transposase; translated protein: MENYPRNIMDFEKRFNSEEACREYLFKIKWPEGFKCPRCSNNKAWLTNDCLYKCSKCGFKSSVTAGTIFQDTRKPLQLWFKAMWYITNQKHGISALGLQRFLGIGSYQTAWEWLHRLRHAMIRPGRDRISGIIEVDETYIGGKKTGKKGRGSEGKILVVIAAQIDGKRIGRIRFKRIPDASGDSLIPAIKETIEPGSTVITDGWKGYSKLETFGYTHKITKKEGFVGKNLLPKCNTVAALLKRGLLGTHQGRVQYLDYYLDEFTFRFNRRTSKFRGMLFYRLVQNCVAVNPIHGKNLV
- a CDS encoding site-specific integrase, with product MRPIIQTLIYTGLRKSELLNLKWEHIQNDKLVIQASKTNKTRFIPMHPKLKDIFQKLPKKNNFVFTNISGTKLDETTLDHKFRAAVKRAKILHCSLHATRHTAASLLIDAGANIVQVKEFLGHSDIRTTMIYIHLFPSQLQETVDKISF